Proteins from a genomic interval of Oncorhynchus nerka isolate Pitt River linkage group LG13, Oner_Uvic_2.0, whole genome shotgun sequence:
- the LOC115139897 gene encoding uncharacterized protein LOC115139897 produces the protein MIHLLSRFYRNNRYISHYINYGRHEGNEFHYNNSLQTLSVSYSVLEYTQPLTVVHYRCSPNISTSFALHFNGDIPLQIWVESPCACPNACALGDVGPGTIFLIILSLSATAYFILGSCALRPFRAGSGVQIAPEESLWCMLCYMFTERRGGRRRRYISLREETL, from the exons ATGATTCATTTACTGAGCAGGTTTTACAGAAATAACAGATACATCAGTCATTACATAAACTATGGGAGACATGAGGGCAACGAATTCCATTACAACAACAGCTTGCAGACACTGTCTGTTTCATATTCTG TCCTAGAGTACACCCAGCCCCTGACAGTAGTACACTACCGCTGTAGTCCCAACATATCCACTTCCTTCGCCCTACACTTTAATGGAGACATTCCCCTGCAAATCTGGGTGGAGAGTCCCTGTGCCTGTCCAAACGCCTGTGCCCTGGGGGACGTGGGTCCTGGCACCATCTtcctcatcatcctctccctcaGCGCCACTGCCTACTTTATCCTGG GGTCCTGTGCTCTGCGGCCATTCAGGGCAGGCAGTGGAGTGCAGATCGCTCCAGAGGAAAGTCTGTGGTGCATGCTCTGTTACATGTTCACTGAAcgcagagggggtaggaggaggagaTACATCTCCCTGCGAGAGGAAACCCTGTGA